CTTGGTCATTACAAGTAAAACTTGCATTTCTTACCGCTTCTACTCTTTTTTCAAGCCCAGCTTCTTCTCTATAGTATTTCCATACATTTTCAACTCGAACCTCTGCCAATCACCCCACCCCTCTTCCCCTATAAGAGCATAATATTCTTTTTAGTATCTTTATCAAAAATTTGAATATTCTCTTTGCCAAATAAACACATAATATTCTCCCCGATTCTAATTGGTCGTTCTAAGGGGAGTTGTAAAGTAAAAGTAAGGTTGTGTGGTGTTTTTAAAAAAACTATTCTCCTTGACCCCCGAGATTCAATAAACTCAACAAGCCCTTCCACATAATTGTTCGATTTTAAACTTTTATTTTCCACTCGATCCACAGGTTGAATCTTACTGGGAAATATCCCCACTATCACTTCTTTTACATTGGATTCTATAATTTGATTTTGTATTTCAGAAGGAATATCAAATCTAATGTCTTTCACCTGGATAGATATTTTGTCTCCCGCAGAAACAACTTCTCCTAAAAAAGTGTTCATATGAGGATCACTAATAATAGTTCCAATAGTCAAATGAGCTGGTCTATTATAAATCTCTTCCCATTTCCCGATTTGTAATAAAACCCCACGGTTTAGTATGACGATTCGATCACCCATGGAAAATGCCTCTAAATAATCAGTTGTCGTATAAAGAGTTGTAATTTTTCTTGTCTGTTGCCATTTTTTAAGTTCTCTTCGTAACCGATGTCGGAGCTTGGCATCAAGATGAGCAATAGGTTCATCAAATAAATAAAGTTGTGGAGTTCGAATTAAACACCTTGCAAGACTGACTCTTTGCCGTTGACCACCACTTAATTCTTTCGGTTTTCTTTCTAACAACATTTCTATTTCCAAAAATTCGGCGACTTCTTGAACCATCTTTTTAACATCATCTTCTGAATACTTTTGAGCTCTCTTTGGAGAACGAAGAGGGAAAGCTATATTTTCAAAAACCGATAAATGAGGATAAAGAGCATAGGTTTCAAAAGCCATTGCCATGTCTCTTTCAGAAGGATCAAATCGATTTATTACTTGCCCATTCATGATTATCTCTCCCGAAGAAACGCTTTCTACTCCAGCAATCATTTTTAATGTGGAACTTTTTCCGGCGCCTGGGCTTCCTAATAAAACCAATAATTCACCATCTTCTTCATTAAAGGTTAAATCATTTACAGCAGTTA
Above is a genomic segment from Candidatus Atribacteria bacterium ADurb.Bin276 containing:
- the sugC_2 gene encoding Trehalose import ATP-binding protein SugC, translating into MAEIELRKVVKKYGELTAVNDLTFNEEDGELLVLLGSPGAGKSSTLKMIAGVESVSSGEIIMNGQVINRFDPSERDMAMAFETYALYPHLSVFENIAFPLRSPKRAQKYSEDDVKKMVQEVAEFLEIEMLLERKPKELSGGQRQRVSLARCLIRTPQLYLFDEPIAHLDAKLRHRLRRELKKWQQTRKITTLYTTTDYLEAFSMGDRIVILNRGVLLQIGKWEEIYNRPAHLTIGTIISDPHMNTFLGEVVSAGDKISIQVKDIRFDIPSEIQNQIIESNVKEVIVGIFPSKIQPVDRVENKSLKSNNYVEGLVEFIESRGSRRIVFLKTPHNLTFTLQLPLERPIRIGENIMCLFGKENIQIFDKDTKKNIMLL